TTGTGTGTAAGTTGAAGAAGTCGCTCTATGGTTTGAAACAATCTCCTAAACAGTGGTATAAaaggtttgattcatttatgatctcacgtggttttagtagatctcagtatgacagttgtgtctacattaaatttgttgatggGTCACTTATATACTTGttgttatatgttgatgatatgttaattgctGCTAAGAGCATGAAAGTAATCGCTACTTTGAAGGCACACCTAAGtagtgaatttgagatgaaggatcttGGTGCTGCTAAGAAAATCCTAGGTATGGAAATTAACGGGGACAGAAAATCTAGTTTGTTATTTCTTAGTCAGCAAAATTACATTAAGAAAGTTCTTCACcgttttaatatgcatgatacaaaGTGTGCTAGTACTCATCTTgcttctcatttcaagttgtcaGCGTTGCAATGTCCTACTTCTGATAAAGATATTGAGTCCATGTCACGAGTTCCCTATTCTAGTGATGTTGGTTCCTTAATGTATGCCACTGTTTGTTCACGTCCTGATTTATCATATGCTATGAGTTTGGTCAGTCGTTACATGGCTAATCCCGATAAAGAACATTGGAAAATTGTTCAGTGGATTTTCAGGTACCTCTGTGGCACGTCCAATGCTTGCTTGAAGTTTGGCAAGACTGATGAGGGACTCACTGGCTATGTGGATTTAGATTTTGCTGCCGACTTGGATAAGAGGAGATCCCTCACAGGTTATGTGTTCACGGTAGGTGGATGTGCTGTGAGTTAGAAGGCAACACTGCAACCAGTTGTTGCTCAATCTACAACCGAAGCAGAATATATGGCTATTGCTGAAGCTTGCAAAGAGTTTGTTTGGTTGAAGGGTTTATATGCTGAGCTTTGTCaagatgtttcttgcattaacCTATTTTGTGACAGTCAAAGTGCTATTTACCTTAGTAAGGATCAGATGCTCCATGAGAGAaccaagcacattgatgtcaagtACCATTTTGTTCGTGACGTTGTTACACAAGGTAAATCGAAGGTATGCAAGATCAGCACTCATGATAATTctgctgatatgatgacaaagcATGTTCCTATTGCTAAGTTTGAGCTATGCTCAAACTTAGTTGGTATAACTGTTTAGCCCCTAGTGGCTGTTGGCGCCGaaagtgttttctttgttgtttcaGGAGATGTTGTTGTTCATGCTATAAGGAGGAATTTgctaaaaagagaaatttgtctcaaggtggagtttgttggATGTGATCCAAATTTCCCagtggccggaagttccggcccaatCTCCGTCCATTCCAGgcgccggaagttccggccccttccggccgaacctccggttgctctctgttacttATCGAAAAAATGCAGAACttgctgcggaacttccggatattcaagaatgagcggaacttccggtgtgcTCGTTACGCATCTGACTTGTCCTAATactcctgctatatataccccttatAAGCTGCCGTTTTGAAAtgagttgagttcgtgaaaACTCATAGGCGTTGTAAATACTTCCATATAGTTTCGCTGGCTAGCGtccgtggtttttccctctcATTGTTTGAGAGATTTTTtcacgttaaatccgtgttTACTTGTGatgaaattttttttttcgttcttCGTTTTACTCGTAGCGTGCATACCACAGATCCTTTCCAACACATCATTCGTCCCCTACAGCAAAATTACAGCTCCGGCGAGCACCTGGTGCTGACGGACCCACGCGCATTACTTCTCGCTAAGTAGAAAAACACCAGCACCTGCTCGCTGGTCGACTTGCTCCCTCTCCCCGACCGTTACATTTGAACGCGTCAATCCGACCGTTAGACCGATAAAGAAACGCAGGAAAAGCCCCCTCCCTTGTACTCTGCTCCTACTGTCCGCCTGTCCGGTGTCCCCATACTCTCATGACTTCACGAGTACTACTCCTACCTCGCAATTCCATCAGAATCTCATGACCCGAGTCTCTCGCCATCACCAATGGTCGATCCCCTCCTCAGCTTCCTGTCACTCCTGTTGCTAACGGCGGCTTTAGCCGAAGCCACagccgtggcggcggcagcagcgaaGAACGTCACCATGGAGTCGGCCACGCTGTCCTTCTCGGACCTGACGCTGCTCGGGGACTCCTTCCTGCGGAACGGCTCCGTGGGGCTCACGCGCGACACGGGCGTGCCGTCCTCCAGCGCCGGGAGCGTGCTCTGCACGCGCGCCTTCGCGTTCCGGGGGCCAGCGGGCGCCAACGGCACCGCCTCCTTCGCCGCCAGGTTCTCCTTCGTCATCGCCAACCAGAACGCCGGctccaccggcggcgacggcctcgCCTTCTTCATCTCCTCCGACAGCGCCACGCTCGGCGCCACCGGCGGCTACCTCGGCCTCTTCAACTctactgccgccgccgtcccgggTAAGGACGCGCGCGCCATCGTCGCCGTGGAGTTCGACACCATGGTCAACGCGGAATTTAGCGACCCGAGCGACAACCACGTCGGCCTGGACCTCGGTTCGCCGGTGTCCGTCGAcgccgtcgacctcgccgcctccgggATCGTCCTCAACAGCGGCAACCTCACCACGGCCTGGATCGATTACCGGAGCAACGACCACCTGCTCGAGGTATCGCTCAGCTACTCGGGTGTCAAGCCGAAGCGGCCCGTGCTCTCCTTGGCCGTCGACCTCTCGGCGTACCTGAAGGAGGCCATGTACGTTGGCTTCTCAGCCTCCACGGAGGGGAGCACCCAGCAGCACACCATCAAGGAATGGTCCTTTCGGACGTTCGGCTTGCCGTCAGCGACCAACGCCACTAGCAACGTCTCGGAGCAAGCGGTGCCCGGCGTGAACGTGACCgagagtggcggcggcggcgcccacaAGAAAAGGCTGGGGCTCGCCATCAGCGTCCTGGGCCccgtcgcgctcgccgccgctttcctcttcttcgccTGGGTGTCCGTCAAGAAACTGCTATTGCTGACGTCGAGGAAGGAACCCATCTTCCCGCCGGAGCTGCTCAAGGGCCCAAGGAAGTTCAGCCACAAGGAGCTCAGCATGGCCACCAGAGGGTTCCATGCGAGCAGAGTCATCGGCAGAGGCGCGTTCGGCACGGTGTACAAGGCCGCCATGccgggcgccgccaccacgtACGCCGTGAAGCGGTCGACGCAGGCGCACCAGAGCCGGAGCGAGTTCGTGGCGGAGCTCTCCGTCATCGCCTGCCTCCGCCACAAGAACCTGGTCCAGCTGGAGGGGTGGTGCGACGAGAAGGgggagctgctgctggtgtACGAGTACATGCCCAACGGCAGCCTGGACAAGGCGCTGTACGGCGACCCCTGCACGCTCTCCTGGCCCGAGCGGcacaccgtcgccgccgggaTCGCGTCCGTGCTGGCCTACCTCCACCAGGAGTGCGAGCAGCGCGTGATCCAC
This is a stretch of genomic DNA from Brachypodium distachyon strain Bd21 chromosome 1, Brachypodium_distachyon_v3.0, whole genome shotgun sequence. It encodes these proteins:
- the LOC100830067 gene encoding probable L-type lectin-domain containing receptor kinase S.7; protein product: MVDPLLSFLSLLLLTAALAEATAVAAAAAKNVTMESATLSFSDLTLLGDSFLRNGSVGLTRDTGVPSSSAGSVLCTRAFAFRGPAGANGTASFAARFSFVIANQNAGSTGGDGLAFFISSDSATLGATGGYLGLFNSTAAAVPGKDARAIVAVEFDTMVNAEFSDPSDNHVGLDLGSPVSVDAVDLAASGIVLNSGNLTTAWIDYRSNDHLLEVSLSYSGVKPKRPVLSLAVDLSAYLKEAMYVGFSASTEGSTQQHTIKEWSFRTFGLPSATNATSNVSEQAVPGVNVTESGGGGAHKKRLGLAISVLGPVALAAAFLFFAWVSVKKLLLLTSRKEPIFPPELLKGPRKFSHKELSMATRGFHASRVIGRGAFGTVYKAAMPGAATTYAVKRSTQAHQSRSEFVAELSVIACLRHKNLVQLEGWCDEKGELLLVYEYMPNGSLDKALYGDPCTLSWPERHTVAAGIASVLAYLHQECEQRVIHRDIKTGNILLDGNLSPRLGDFGLARLMDHNKSPVSTLTAGTMGYLAPEYLQSGKATDQTDVFSYGVVVLEVCCGRRPIDKEEANGGGASKNVNLVDWVWRLHGEDRLIEAADPRLNGEFDREGMLRLLLVGLSCANPNCEERPAMRRVVQILNCEADPVPVPRKKPLLVFSSSASMKLQEMAFSCGDDVRGGYQVSKPASPRSEGADIER